From one Cucurbita pepo subsp. pepo cultivar mu-cu-16 chromosome LG17, ASM280686v2, whole genome shotgun sequence genomic stretch:
- the LOC111779340 gene encoding SWR1-complex protein 4-like, whose translation MDAKDILGLPKNTLHIPQEKKPRAQKDAQRKRDGISREVYALTGGLAPIMPAIDTSELKKRPPSDEKITWQWLPFANSARKDNLQLYHWVRVVNGIPPTGDYSFAKYNKSVEIVKYTDEDYEKYLNEPSWTKEETDRLFDLCERFDLRFVVIADRFPSTRTMEELKERYYRASRAILAAREPMPRESSGNTLAKDPYSVSQEIERKRALSMVLSQTKQQERKDAEVLAEAKKITESRRDERVPEKSELPVTSNAVPGATERAVVPGDSLPSVSNVQPPPPAAAPSTLVADNASTLASLRMLPVYLRTYALEQMVQAASSSAGLRTIKRVEQTLQDLSVNLKPRVPTKSVCAEHLELRKEILTLLNLQKQLQNKEAEGSSFREGPYNEAPGTPKDRSFIPDSMSSGGERSGKRDQKRKATGRLSEAPSSPAQTKRPRKQKGSDL comes from the exons ATGGATGCCAAGGATATCTTGGGCTTGCCCAAAAATACGCTTCATATACCCCAAGAGAAGAAACCTAGGGCTCAGAAAGATGCCCAGAGAAAGCGAGATGGAATTTCCCGCGAG gtTTATGCGCTTACTGGTGGTCTGGCTCCTATTATGCCGGCAATCGATACATCTGAGCTGAAGAAACGACCTCCATCAGATGAAAAG ATTACGTGGCAGTGGCTTCCTTTTGCAAATTCTGCTAGAAAAGATAACTTGCAGCTTTACCATTGG GTTAGAGTTGTAAATGGCATTCCACCAACAGGTGATTATTCCTTTGCAAAGTACAACAAG TCTGTTGAAATTGTCAAATACACGGATGAGGATTACGAAAAGTATTTGAATGAACCT TCATGGACAAAGGAGGAGACGGATCGATTATTTGACTTGTGTGAACGGTTTGATCTTCGCTTCGTTGTGATAGCTGACAGGTTTCCATCAACAAGGACAATGGAGGAACTAAAGGAGCGATATTATCGTG CATCAAGAGCAATTTTGGCAGCTAGAGAACCAATGCCTCGGGAAAGTTCAGGGAATACTCTCGCCAAG GATCCTTACAGTGTCTCACAAGAGATTGAGCGCAAACGGGCATTGTCCATGGTTCTCTCCCAAACGAAACAGCAAGAACGAAAAGATGCAGAG GTTCTAGCTGAAGCAAAAAAGATAACTGAATCTCGCAGAGATGAAAGA GTGCCTGAAAAATCTGAGCTGCCTGTCACTTCAAATGCTGTCCCTGGAGCTACTGAAAGGGCTGTCGTTCCTGGAGATTCTTTACCATCTGTATCCAATGTGCAGCCCCCTCCTCCAGCAGCTGCACCTTCAACTTTAGTGGCGGATAATGCTTCTACTCTTGCTTCTCTTCGCATG CTTCCTGTATACTTGAGAACGTATGCACTTGAGCAAATGGTCCAAGCTGCAAGTTCATCTGCTGGGCTTCGGACTATCAAGCGAGTTGAACAAACATTACAAGATCTTTCG GTTAATCTAAAGCCGAGGGTTCCAACAAAATCAGTGTGTGCAGAACATCTTGAATTGAGGAAAGAAATATTGACTCTACTGAATCTTCAAAAGCAG TTGCAAAATAAGGAGGCAGAAGGTTCATCTTTCCGTGAGGGTCCCTACAACGAGGCACCTGGCACACCCAAG GATCGTAGTTTTATTCCTGATTCTATGAGTTCTGGAG GGGAAAGGTCTGGCAAACGGGATCAGAAACGTAAG GCAACTGGGAGATTATCTGAAGCTCCATCATCACCAGCTCAAACTAAAAGGCCAAGAAAACAGAAAGGATCTGATCTGTGA